In Phacochoerus africanus isolate WHEZ1 chromosome 2, ROS_Pafr_v1, whole genome shotgun sequence, one DNA window encodes the following:
- the TGM7 gene encoding protein-glutamine gamma-glutamyltransferase Z has translation MDQVVALKLMSVDLQSPRNNKEHRTQEISLQRLIVRRGQAFTMQLQFNRPFHSGTDHLTFVAETGPAPTEHLGTRATFLLTDTRQGNVWSASDFTINANSLFVSLFTPANAVIGPYSLKIQISQDQGHSTTHSLGTFILLFNPWSAEDDVYLPSEILLQEYIMMDYGFVYKGHERFVTPWPWNYGQFEEDIIDICFEILNKSLYFLENPAKDCSRRNDVVYVCRVVTAMINSNDDSGVLQGNWGEDYSQGVSPLEWNGSVAILRQWAARGGQPVKYGQCWVFAAVMCTVMRCLGVPTRVVSNFRSAHNADANLTVDTYYDQNAEMLPPQKRDKIWNFHVWNECWMIRKDLPPEYNGWQVLDPTPQQTSSGLFRCGPASVKAVREGEVHLPFDTAFVYAEVNADEVVWLLEDGRAREILAHKTSSIGKEISTKMVGSDQRQNITSSYKYPEGSPKERSVFMKASQKMLGPRGTLSPFLDLLGSGGFENQPAQLQLHLTRTPQWGQDLLLKLHARRVTDRAHPQGPIQLVVRFCAQTLLHNGGTREPLWRQTSHLTLDFGEVIEWPLLLPYNNYRNKLTDEKMIRVSGIAKVEGTGRSMLVLKDISLEPPDLSIEVSEKAEVGKALKVHISLTNTLSVPLTHCTMVLEGSGLINGQISKDLGTLVAGRTIQIQMDLYPIKAGPRQLQVLISSKEIKEIKGYKDILVAAARAS, from the exons TGGTGGCCTTGAAGCTCATGTCCGTGGACCTACAGAGCCCCAGGAACAACAAGGAGCACCGCACGCAGGAGATAAGCCTGCAGCGGCTCATCGTGCGCCGAGGCCAGGCCTTCACGATGCAGCTGCAGTTCAACCGACCCTTCCACTCTGGGACTGACCACCTCACCTTTGTGGCTGAGACAG GACCAGCACCCACGGAGCATCTGGGAACCCGAGCCACCTTCCTGCTCACTGACACCCGACAAGGCAACGTCTGGAGTGCTTCTGACTTCACCATCAATGCCAACTCACTCTTTGTTTCCCTCTTCACACCGGCCAATGCAGTCATTGGTCCCTACAGTCTGAAGATCCAGATCTCTCAGGACCAGGGTCACAGCACGACCCACTCACTGGGGACTTTCATCCTGCTTTTTAACCCTTGGAGTGCAG AGGACGATGTCTACCTGCCAAGTGAAATACTGCTGCAGGAGTATATCATGATGGACTACGGCTTTGTTTACAAGGGTCATGAAAGATTCGTcaccccctggccctggaactacGGGCAG TTTGAAGAGGACATCATAGATATCTGCTTTGAGATTCTGAACAAGAGCCTGTACTTCTTAGAGAACCCTGCCAAAGACTGCTCCCGGCGCAACGACGTGGTGTATGTCTGCAGGGTGGTGACCGCAATG ATCAATAGCAACGACGACAGCGGCGTCCTGCAGGGAAACTGGGGAGAGGACTACTCCCAGGGGGTCAGCCCGCTGGAGTGGAATGGCAGTGTGGCCATCCTGCGGCAGTGGGCAGCCAGGGGCGGGCAGCCCGTCAAGTATGGGCAGTGCTGGGTCTTCGCAGCTGTTATGTGCACGG taATGAGATGCTTAGGGGTTCCAACCCGTGTCGTTTCCAATTTCCGTTCTGCACACAACGCAGACGCAAACTTGACCGTCGACACCTACTACGACCAAAATGCAGAGATGCTACCGCCTCAGAAACGAGACAAGATATG GAATTTCCACGTCTGGAACGAGTGCTGGATGATCCGGAAAGATCTCCCTCCAGAATACAACGGGTGGCAGGTTCTGGACCCCACTCCCCAGCAAACCAGCAGTG GGCTGTTCCGCTGTGGCCCTGCCTCCGTGAAGGCCGTCAGGGAAGGGGAGGTCCACCTGCCCTTCGATACCGCATTCGTGTACGCCGAGGTGAATGCCGATGAAGTCGTGTGGCTGCTGGAGGATGGCCGGGCCCGGGAAATCTTGGCCCATAAAACCAGCTCCATTGGGAAGGAAATCAGCACCAAGATGGTAGGCTCGGACCAGCGCCAGAACATCACCAGCTCCTACAAGTACCCAGAAG GATCCCCCAAGGAGCGCTCTGTGTTCATGAAGGCCTCCCAGAAAATGCTGGGCCCGAGGGGGACCTTGTCGCCCTTCCTGGATCTGCTGGGGTCTGGGGGCTTTGAGAACCAGCCagcgcagctgcagctccacctgACCAGGACGCCCCAGTGGGGCCAGGACCTGCTGCTGAAGCTGCACGCCCGGAGGGTGACAGACAGGGCCCATCCCCAGGGGCCCATCCAACTGGTGGTGCGCTTCTGTGCGCAGACCCTGCTGCACAACGGTGGCACCCGGGAGCCCCTCTGGAGGCAGACATCACACTTGACACTGGACTTTGGGGAGG TGATAGAGTGGCCGCTCCTGCTCCCCTACAACAATTATAGAAACAAGCTGACGGATGAAAAGATGATCCGCGTGTCTGGCATCGCCAAggtggaggggacagggaggTCCATGCTGGTCCTAAAAGATATCTCTCTGGAGCCTCCTGACTTATCTATTGAG GTGTCTGAGAAAGCAGAGGTGGGCAAAGCATTGAAGGTCCATATCTCACTCACCAATACCCTCTCCGTGCCTctgacccactgcaccatggtgctGGAAGGCAGTGGACTCATCAATGGGCAGATATCAAAAGA CCTTGGGACTCTGGTGGCTGGACGCACGATCCAAATTCAAATGGACCTCTACCCCATCAAAGCTGGACCCCGCCAACTGCAAGTCCTCATCAGCAGCAAGGAGATCAAGGAGATCAAGGGCTATAAGGacatccttgttgctgcagccCGGGCTTCTTAA